The genomic stretch ATAAACGTCCATGCATAACCGTTTTGGCTCTTACAATGTTTCCGCCAAAAGCTTGCCCAATACTTTGATGCCCTAAACACACGCCAAGCAGAGGAATTTTTCCGGCAAAGTGATTAATTGCAGGAATAGAAATACCCGCTTCACTTGGAGAGCAAGGGCCAGGACCAATAACCAAATATTTAGGTTGCCATCGTTCAATATCCTCTAATGTGACTTGATCATTGCGAACTACTTTTACTTCCTGATTCAACTCGCCAAAATATTGGACGATGTTGTAGGTAAAAGAGTCGTAATTGTCGATCATTAGAAGCATGATGAACTTAACCTCATGATAATTAATATATATTTAATTAAGTGACTAGAGTTTTACTCACAATGTTACTTACTTTTTAAAAAGTACCTTTATTTGATCAAATAAAAAGCCGCTTTCTAAGCGGCTAATATAACAAAAAAAGAAGTGACCAGTTTAACTATTTCATTCGTTAGACATTTGCAAACAAAATTGAGCTTTTATGGATATAAAGTTTATTTAAAAATAAAGATAAAGACAGAATAAGCTTTTCATTAGAAATAAAAAATTATTCTGCCCCCATAAAAAGAGAAGATTAAATCTTACGCGTGCTATAAATCAGCCAGTCTAAGACCTCTCCCGACAAATGTTCAGCTAGTCTTTCTTGGACGGTTCGATGGTAACCATTTAACCAGTCTTTCTCTTCATTCGTTAGCAGATCAACAACGATACAATCTACATGAATCGGGCAAAGTGTGAGCGTTTCAAACTCTAAAAATTCACCGTAAGTTTTTTCAAAGCCAGAGTGAAGTTTGTTTGCAACCAAATTCTCAATACGAATGCCGTATTGTCCTTCATGGTATAGACCCGGTTCATTAGAGAGAATCATTCCTTCGCGCAATTTACTGTAAGCATGTACAGGCGCATAGTAAGAAAGAACTTGTGGCCCTTCATGTACGTTAAGTGCAAAGCCTACGCCGTGACCTGTTCCGTGTCGATAATCTAAACCATATTGCCATAAAGTATGTCGACAGATTGAATCGAGTAGCGGTGCAGCTAAACCTTCTGGATAAATAGCTTTTGCCAAAGCAATGTGACATTTTAAGACCAGCGTATAGTCACGTTTTTGTTGCTCCGTTGGTGTTCCCACAGGAACAACACGAGTAATATCAGTTGTTCCATCTACATATTGGCCGCCAGAATCAATGAGCAATAAACCATCGCCCTCAATAAAAGAGTATTGCTCTGGAGTTGCACGGTAGTGGGGTAGAGCACCGTTGGCGTTAAAGCCTGCAATCGTTGAAAAACTTGGTCCTATAAATCCGTCTTGCTGAGCGCGGTAGGCAGTAATTTTCTCATCGATAGTCAATTCTGAAATACGTTCACCCTGATGAAGTGCTTTTTCTAGCCAATAGAAAAAGTGACAAAGCGCGACTCCATCTTTAAGCATTGCATGGCGGATATGAGCAATTTCACTTTCATGCTTACGTGATTTAAAAAGTGTACTCGGGTTAATGTCGTATACAACCTGAATATCTTTTGCGATGGCTTGTTCATGAAAAAGCGATACTTTTGCTGGATCTAAAAGCACAGATGGATCAGAAATATTAGCTAAAAACTTAGACGTATCTTCATAATTACGAATTTGAATGCCATCGGCTGCGAAAGCTTGTTGAATGGTTGAATCCAGTTTACTGCTATCAATAAACAGAACAGCTTGCTCTGCATTAATATAAAAATGAGAAAGAAAAACAGGGTTGTATTCTACGTCTTGTCCACGTGCATTTAAGACCCATGCAATATCATCTAAAGATGAAATAAAATGACCCGCAATATTCTTGCTATGTAAAGTCTCACGAATAGCCTGAATTTTTTCTTTACGAGAGAGGGCATTTAGCCCTTCAGGCATTAAATGGATTTTTTCAGAGGGTAGTTCTGGGCGGTCTAACCAAATCTCTCCAACTAAATCTTTTTGAGTCTCGAGTTTATAGCTATGAACTCGTGCAGTATGTTCGAGTGCTTTAAATTGTTGAATGGATAATGTTTGGCCATTTACTGAAATGACCGAACTAGTTGGTAGATTTTTCTCAATCCATGCGAGATGTGTAGAAGTTTCATCACTGGTCAGTTTTTGTAA from Acinetobacter pittii encodes the following:
- a CDS encoding aminopeptidase P family protein; amino-acid sequence: MSVLTVPEKLEKLRELMRIQQIDAFVVMSADPHMSEYLPDYWKARQWLSGFSGSVGTLVVTQNFAGLWADGRYWVQAEQQLAGTGFQLQKLTSDETSTHLAWIEKNLPTSSVISVNGQTLSIQQFKALEHTARVHSYKLETQKDLVGEIWLDRPELPSEKIHLMPEGLNALSRKEKIQAIRETLHSKNIAGHFISSLDDIAWVLNARGQDVEYNPVFLSHFYINAEQAVLFIDSSKLDSTIQQAFAADGIQIRNYEDTSKFLANISDPSVLLDPAKVSLFHEQAIAKDIQVVYDINPSTLFKSRKHESEIAHIRHAMLKDGVALCHFFYWLEKALHQGERISELTIDEKITAYRAQQDGFIGPSFSTIAGFNANGALPHYRATPEQYSFIEGDGLLLIDSGGQYVDGTTDITRVVPVGTPTEQQKRDYTLVLKCHIALAKAIYPEGLAAPLLDSICRHTLWQYGLDYRHGTGHGVGFALNVHEGPQVLSYYAPVHAYSKLREGMILSNEPGLYHEGQYGIRIENLVANKLHSGFEKTYGEFLEFETLTLCPIHVDCIVVDLLTNEEKDWLNGYHRTVQERLAEHLSGEVLDWLIYSTRKI
- the trpG gene encoding anthranilate synthase component II produces the protein MLLMIDNYDSFTYNIVQYFGELNQEVKVVRNDQVTLEDIERWQPKYLVIGPGPCSPSEAGISIPAINHFAGKIPLLGVCLGHQSIGQAFGGNIVRAKTVMHGRLSDMYHSNKGIFSNLPSPFSATRYHSLVIDQQTLPDCLEVTCWTNEADGSMEEIMGVKHKTLPVEGVQFHPESILSQHGHQIFKNFLDIYA